The Pan troglodytes isolate AG18354 chromosome 1, NHGRI_mPanTro3-v2.0_pri, whole genome shotgun sequence genome includes a region encoding these proteins:
- the SF3B4 gene encoding splicing factor 3B subunit 4: MAAGPISERNQDATVYVGGLDEKVSEPLLWELFLQAGPVVNTHMPKDRVTGQHQGYGFVEFLSEEDADYAIKIMNMIKLYGKPIRVNKASAHNKNLDVGANIFIGNLDPEIDEKLLYDTFSAFGVILQTPKIMRDPDTGNSKGYAFINFASFDASDAAIEAMNGQYLCNRPITVSYAFKKDSKGERHGSAAERLLAAQNPLSQADRPHQLFADAPPPPSAPNPVVSSLGSGLPPPGMPPPGSFPPPVPPPGALPPGIPPAMPPPPMPPGAAGHGPPSAGTPGAGHPGHGHSHPHPFPPGGMPHPGMSQMQLAHHGPHGLGHPHAGPPGSGGQPPPRPPPGMPHPGPPPMGMPPRGPPFGSPMGHPGPMPPHGMRGPPPLMPPHGYTGPPRPPPYGYQRGPLPPPRPTPRPPVPPRGPLRGPLPQ; encoded by the exons ATGGCTGCCGGGCCGATCTCCGAGCGGAACCAGG ATGCCACTGTGTACGTGGGGGGCCTGGATGAGAAGGTTAGTGAACCACTGCTGTGGGAACTGTTTCTCCAGGCTGGACCAGTAGTCAACACCCACATGCCAAAGGATAGAGTCACTGGCCAGCACCAAG GCTATGGCTTTGTGGAATTCTTGAGTGAGGAAGATGCTGACTATGCCATTAAGATCATGAACATGATCAAACTCTATGGGAAGCCAATACGGGTGAACAAAGCATCAGCTCACAACAAAAACCTGGATGTAGGGGCCAACATTTTCATTGGGAACCTGGACCCCGAGATTGATGAGAAGTTGCTTTATGATACTTTCAGCGCCTTTGGGGTCATCTTACAAACCCCCAAGATTATGCGGGACCCTGACACAGGCAACTCCAAAGGTTATGCCTTTATTAATTTTGCTTCATTTGATGCTTCGGATGCAGCCATTGAAGCCATGAATGGGCAGTACCTCTGTAACCGCCCTATCACCGTATCTTATGCCTTCAAGAAGGACTCCAAGGGTGAGCGCCATGGCTCAGCAGCCGAACGACTTCTGGCAGCTCAGAACCCGCTCTCCCAGGCTGATCGCCCTCATCAGCTGTTTGCAGATGCACCTCCTCCACCCTCTGCTCCCAATCCTGTGGTATCATCATTGGGGTCTGGGCTTCCTCCACCAG GCATGCCTCCTCCTGGCTCCTTCCCACCCCCAGTGCCACCTCCTGGAGCCCTCCCACCTGGGATACCCCCAGCCATGCCCCCACCACCTATGCCTCCTGGGGCTGCAGGACATGGCCCCCCATCGGCAGGAACCCCAGGGGCAGGACATCCTGGTCATGGACACTCACATCCTCACCCATTCCCACCGGGTGGGATGCCCCATCCAG ggaTGTCTCAGATGCAGCTTGCACACCATGGCCCTCATGGCTTAGGACATCCCCACGCTGGACCCCCAGGCTCTGGGGGCCAGCCACCGCCCCGACCACCACCTGGAATGCCTCATCCTGGACCTCCTCCAATGGGCATGCCCCCCCGAGGGCCTCCATTCGGATCTCCCATGG GTCACCCAGGTCCTATGCCTCCGCATGGTATGCGTGGACCTCCTCCACTGATGCCCCCCCATGGATACACTGGCCCTCCACGACCCCCACCCTATGGCTACCAGCGGGGGCCTCTCCCTCCACCCAGACCCACTCCCCGGCCACCAGTTCCCCCTCGAGGCCCACTTCGAGGCCCTCTCCCTCAGTAA